From one Aeropyrum camini SY1 = JCM 12091 genomic stretch:
- a CDS encoding ACT domain-containing protein yields MKRLSALVKVDSKGRVTIPQSIRSALGIEPGMVVLLIGDVDKRELIATPITSSSESIYVIDATLKDRPGALAAVTEILARHRIDIVASKCASIVRGEEGGCTIIADFSRADVDPEDLKKELERLDVVFHVIMRRLEAGLEWI; encoded by the coding sequence GTGAAGAGGCTCTCCGCGCTGGTGAAGGTTGACTCTAAGGGCAGGGTTACTATACCTCAATCAATAAGAAGCGCTCTGGGCATCGAGCCGGGTATGGTAGTCCTCCTGATCGGGGACGTGGATAAGAGGGAGCTTATAGCCACGCCCATAACAAGCAGTAGCGAGTCCATCTACGTCATAGACGCCACGCTTAAGGACAGGCCGGGCGCGCTGGCGGCTGTGACAGAGATCCTAGCACGCCATAGGATAGACATAGTGGCCAGCAAGTGCGCCAGCATAGTTAGGGGGGAGGAGGGCGGCTGCACTATTATAGCGGACTTCAGCAGGGCCGATGTAGATCCAGAGGATTTGAAGAAGGAGCTGGAGAGGCTTGACGTCGTGTTCCACGTTATAATGCGCAGGCTTGAGGCGGGGCTCGAGTGGATATAG
- a CDS encoding cyclic nucleotide-binding/CBS domain-containing protein, with protein MGLEEGYDDVLVRDIMSSPPITVLPMASVKEAARIMLENGVGSLIVVNERNTLLGILTKTDVIREVVAKGLDPEAVRVGDIMTRNPYYVYTDDSVERAASLMGEHNIGHLPVLDPETEKPVGIITKTDIVKLAPNYINVIYSLKQEIDRRERLKRMK; from the coding sequence TTGGGCTTGGAAGAGGGCTATGACGACGTGCTTGTTAGGGACATAATGAGTTCCCCGCCGATAACCGTGCTGCCTATGGCTAGCGTGAAGGAGGCGGCCAGGATCATGCTGGAGAACGGGGTGGGCAGCCTGATAGTGGTGAACGAGAGGAACACGCTCCTAGGTATATTGACTAAGACCGACGTAATACGTGAGGTCGTGGCGAAGGGCCTGGACCCTGAGGCTGTCAGGGTCGGCGACATCATGACGCGGAACCCATACTACGTGTACACCGACGACTCTGTAGAGCGGGCTGCATCGCTTATGGGCGAGCACAACATAGGCCACCTCCCAGTGCTAGACCCTGAGACCGAGAAGCCTGTTGGAATAATAACGAAGACCGACATAGTAAAACTGGCGCCCAACTACATAAACGTAATATACAGTCTAAAACAGGAGATAGACAGGAGGGAGAGGCTCAAGAGGATGAAATAG
- a CDS encoding MBL fold metallo-hydrolase, with the protein MRLARGVWILLWPGLTGLPDSLVLLASIGRCHILYDTGSGEPGSIVALASNLASAGVKPWDIVTAIVSHAHVPSSGGARWLHDNHKVTIAARRPDSRWVEEGDPVKTAAVEYGVPPKPVPVGLELSREGRLPGGCEAVEVLFTPGHTPGSVSIQIETREATVLAVSDALGRLRREWASSERDWIESLEKISSRDPDYLCTSVTCMDRKAARAFLEETREKGPFWDVEGRATYG; encoded by the coding sequence GTGAGGCTTGCAAGGGGGGTGTGGATACTCCTCTGGCCAGGCTTGACGGGCTTGCCCGACTCCCTGGTACTCCTCGCTAGCATTGGCAGGTGCCACATCCTATACGACACAGGCTCCGGAGAGCCCGGGAGCATTGTGGCTCTAGCCTCGAACCTAGCCTCGGCCGGGGTCAAGCCGTGGGACATAGTCACCGCCATAGTCTCCCACGCCCACGTCCCGAGCAGCGGGGGGGCTAGGTGGCTCCACGACAACCACAAGGTCACCATAGCTGCTAGGCGCCCCGACTCCAGGTGGGTTGAGGAGGGCGACCCTGTGAAGACGGCGGCCGTCGAATACGGGGTGCCCCCGAAGCCTGTGCCCGTCGGCCTTGAGCTGTCCAGGGAAGGAAGGCTGCCGGGGGGGTGTGAGGCCGTTGAGGTCCTCTTTACCCCCGGACATACACCAGGGAGCGTCAGCATACAGATAGAAACCCGGGAGGCCACGGTCCTGGCGGTGTCAGACGCCCTGGGCCGACTTAGGAGAGAGTGGGCCAGCAGCGAGAGGGATTGGATTGAGAGTCTTGAGAAGATAAGCAGCAGGGACCCAGACTATTTGTGCACTAGCGTCACATGTATGGATAGAAAGGCTGCTAGGGCTTTCCTGGAGGAGACCCGTGAGAAAGGCCCGTTTTGGGATGTGGAGGGAAGGGCCACCTACGGATAA